The window GAAAACCCCGAGGCAAGAACCTCAAATCAAAAGATCGCTTCAATCCCAAACGAGCAAAAGCCGTAGAAATTCCCGAGTTTGGGACTAAGGATCTATTACCAGAAATCTTCCCAACTAAGGAAAACTTAAAAGGCTCGGTCAGGGAAGACATTACCTCATCCGGGAAATGAATACCCGGTTTCCCATTCTTAAGAGTCGGTGGGGGCATTTCTTCCAAAGCATTGACGACATCTCCAAAGCCATTCTTCCCCGAGCGAGGGGAAGTAGGAGCCAGAGTATCCCTAAATGACACCGAAAACGTCTTTGTCGCACGAGAATCAGATTTAGAAGCCATACCCGAGTTGTTGACTGTTGAGTTGACTCAGTCAACTTTCTGAGTTGACCCGGCCGAGTTGACCATCGAGTTGACCACCGGAGATGTACCATAGATCGGCGATGGCGAGGAGATCACAGAACCGGTCTTCAATCTACTAGAACCGGGCATAGGAGGGGTCGATTGAACCAAAGAATGAGGGAAAATTCGAGTTTGACCTTGAAATTGGGGGTTTCCGGCCTGTGGCCGAAAACCTGAAATTGATTGAGGCAATCTCCTACCCATGACTGGACGAAGATATGGTAAATAGGAATTGAAGAAATACGTTGAATCGGCGCCGAAAATCGGAGTTGAAATGGACGGAAAAGTCATGTCCTGCGCCGGCAGCTTAGATGTGAAATTGCCGTCGGAAATGAACGCCGTTTGGGACGAGACCGGTGGCATTGGAATCGTCTCAGTCTGAAGATTATAGATCGGGTTCGAAAACGTTCCAACACCGCCGGAGGAAAACGGCATCTGAGAAAAACCAGTGGCCATCGCGGTGAACAGTAATGGCGGATATTCAGATGAAGATTGCGGCTGACTGAGGGTGATATAGTGTCGCGCATGGGTATCCTGCTCCTCTGCAATTTTTTGCCCCATATTCTGGATGTGCCATGGGGGAAAGAGgatgaaaaaccgattcaggaGTGGTACAGTCGGCTCCGGCTGGAGCAGTAGACGCCGGCCGCGAAGTTGAAGCAAAAACCAGCTGGAAATCGATCGGAGAAATGGGAAGGCTACAGGACTCCGATGGACCTGAAACTTGAGAGGGGGTGGTCGCCGGGAGGAGACGGTTCAGATGGTATGGTTGGCCGGCCGAGATCCGGCGGCGGCGGCATGGTGGTGGCTAGGGCGTGAATAGTGAATATTTAGTGTGTTTTTTCAGAGAAATTTTTTTTGGGGAAAATGGGTTttttggtttagggtttagggttttttttttttttccggaaaacaccgccggaggcaggggggttaggcagacccctacctgtatatatccACAAAATAAACAGTAACAAATACAGAGTAAAGAAAACATAAAAGAGGAGGTGGAAAAGACCAAACCTCCCCAAAAAGGCTAAAGCAGTAGAGACATAAATACAAAGCAACCTAGAGAAGGAAATACAAAAGCAAAACGACCCTAGGAGGCTACCAAATATGCGACAACTGCTAGTCAACTACGAGGAACGCTATGAACAAATAGCTGAGGAAGAAAAAATGATAACGGCGAGATGATCGCAGAGTCCATGCAAAAATAGCTCTCATCCCGGAGCTATCATCCTGGAGAATCCAATCTGTCAATATAAATATAATCTGGTAGCTGGCAACTGTACCAAACCCACTAGTCAAAAGAAAGTCTGGCCAGGAAGTCACTATACAATGGCGATCACAGAGCAAGATATAGATCGCAATCCCGCCAGAACAAAAGATATCTAGCATCTGAATCAAAAGAGCAGAGAGCTCGATCCCATGAAGTAGGAGTCTTACGAACATGGCATAAAAAGCAGAGGATCCTTTAAAAAGCACCCCATGAATCCACCATGACATCCAGCAAACACCTCTACAATAACTGATATGGCGACCAAGGAGAACCAGCAGTAAATGCCCGCCAGGAACCATGAATGTGCCAAAGGAAAGCACCAACAGAAATAGGGCAGAAACCCACTCTGAACAAACAAGAATACACACATCATGTGCAAGTGTCTGGACCCACTTGCACATGCCATATGGAAGTGAAAAACAACCTCCAAGTACACTAACctgcaataaaaaaatatatatatgtatatagatATAAATAGATATAGACCCAGAGATCATAAAGAAAGAGATCCAAAAAAAAGGAAGGGCTGCAAATGGATAAGAGGATCTGTTTCTGAGGTATGGAAGCCCAGAACGATCAGATCTAGCAAGGATGGAGATGTCTGGAGGTAGGGAAGGACCTAACTCTAAAATATACTGCCTAAAAGTATGAGCCCTCTCCGCCAAGGCATCCGCCACTGGATTCCCTTCCCGGTAAATATGCGATAAATGAACAGATCGCCCCCTCATCAACAAAAGAATCCGTGTAACAAAATGTTCAAGATCCCAGTAGCACCGACGAGAACGAagtaaaagaattgaaagccaAGAGTCAGTCTCAATCCAAAGAGGGAAGAGATGAAGATCAGAAGAAATGAGAAGACCCCTCCAAATAGCCCATAATTCTGCCCGGACATTGGTCCCAACTCCAATGAACTCGCTGAAAGAAACCACCACATGCCCAGAGGAGTCACGAACAACACCACCAACAGTAGAGGCCCcaggactacctctcgaactccCATCAACATTCAATTTAAAACACCCGAACGGAGGACGCAACCAACGAACAATCGTCAGTTTACGAACCCTACACAACTGAACAAAAATCCCCATAGCCCTCGCAGCCTGCAAAACACCCCACCAGTGCATGGGCTTAACAGTAGACGCAGCGTGAGCGAGGCGCAAATAAGACAAAATCTGAGACTTAACAGTCTCAGCAGAAACGTGCAAATGACGGTGTTTCGCATCGTTACGAGCTGTCCAGAGAAACCATAAAACAATGAAAGGCAAAAACTCTTTCACGTGGCCCCTAGGAGTCCACCCCGGATGCCTCTTCCAAGCACTGAGGAAGAGTTTGAAATCAGTGGTAAGGGGAATACGGACATGAAAAACAGCCCCAAAGTAATGCCATACAGACCTGGCAAGAGGGCTATCAATTAAAATGTGCGTGAATGTCTCAGGCATCTCACAGCACTGACATTTAGACGCCAGCTCGAAACCACGACGCTGAAGCACATCGTCAACTGGAAGCCATTGATGCCAAAACCTCCGGAGGAAGAAAGACATAGTAGGCCTCAGCCAACTTGCCCCAGCAAGGAGTGAAGATATCAGAAACTTGGTCTCTCAAGCGGACAAGCTCCCAGGCGGATTTCAGCGAAAAAACACCGTCAGAACTATGCACCCAAACAGCCGAATCATGCTCCCCCGATGCAATAGGGATCAGAGTAATAGTCTCAGCAACAGAGGGTGGGACAACTGAACAGAGTAGGTCAAAATCCCAAACCCCATCTGAAAGAAAGTGAGAGACACAGACACCCCGAGCCCCCCTAACCAGCACCTGACTAGACAAGGGAACATCCCCACACCAGATGTAATCCCAAAAACTAAGATCTCCCATCCCAATTCTCCATCGAATGCCAGATTCAGCACGAACCCTAATCTTAAGCAAACGacgccaagtgggagaaatgagCCCAACAGATGAAACAAAAGATGGATGCACCAACTGGCAGTATTTCCTCATCATGAATTTGGCCCATAGGGAGGAACCTTGACGAAAACGAAACCATAACTTAATGGAGAAGCTTTCCACAATATCTTTGAGCCTGCGAAATCCAAGACCCCCTTCAGAGACAGGAAGACACTCACGAGACCACCTCTCCCAATGCCATTTCTTATCCAAGGGTCTGGATCCCCACAGGAAACCATTGAAAACATGCTCAAGCCTCTCCATAACTGCCAGAGGTGGCTGGACTATCTGGAACATATAAATGGGAACCGAAAGGAGGACACTCCTAAGGAGTGTCATACGGCTCCCCGGGGAAAGAGTTTTAAGCTCCCAACCCTCCAACTTCTTACTCACCATCTGCACAAGAGGATCAAAAAGAGAGCAAACTCTATTCCCACGAAACAAAGGAACTCCGAGGTATTTTATAGGAAAATAACTCTCCCCAAACCCAGTGATACGAAGGAGACGGGCACGAGTACGAGCAGAACACCTCGGAGGCAAAATAATGACGCTCTTAAATGCATTCACCAACTGCCCTGAGCAGTTTTCATAGTGATGCAAAAATTCCATGAGACTGTTCATCTCACGCCCACCAGTGGCAAAGATGATATCATCAGCATAAGCCAGGTGGGAAAGAGGAAGATCACAACCAGATCGATACCTAATCGCAGGATATTGACGATAAAGACGATCAAGCCCACGCGAAAGGTACTCAGCCCCCAGAATGAAAAGAAGAGGGGACAAAGGTTCCCCCTGCCGGAGACCCCTAGTGGATCCAAAGAATCCGGTGAGTGAACCATTGATATTAACTGAAAATTGGCAATGAGAAATGCAGGCAGATATCAACGACACAACCTGCTCTGAAAAGCCATAATGCCTCAAAACATCCAACAGAAAAGACCATTGGACCCTATCATAGGCTTTGGCCATATCCAATTTCAAAATAACATTGCCACCACGGGTGGGGAGAGAAAGACTATGAGTAAGCTCTTGAGCAAGGAGGATATTATCCGAAATCACCCGCCCTGGAACAAAGCCACTCTGATTCCACGAAACAAGCCTCTCCGCCGCCACCTTCAATCGAGAATATAAAAGTTTGGAAATTATCTTATTGGTCACATTACACAAGCTGATAGGACGAAAGTCCGACCAAGCCTGAGCACCCATGAATTGGGAATCAATGTGATCGTGGTGGCAGTAAACCCCTGTGGCATGGGACTACCCCGAAAGAAATCAAGAACCGCATCCAAAACATCCTGATGAACAATCTCCCAGCAATGCTGAAAGAAGACCGAAGAGAAACCATCAGGCCCCGCCACACTATCACGATGTATGGAGAAAACAGTCGCCCGCACCTCCTCCAAAGAAGGGGGGCAGCAATATTGGCGTTCTCCAAATCCGAGATCACCAAGGGGAAATCAGAAAAATCTGGGCAAGAAAGCACAAAAGGATCCCCAGTAAGGAGGTTTTGAAAAAAGGCGGCCCCAGACTGCTGAATAAGATCAGGGGAAGTATGGCAAGAGCCATTATCCCAAATACGAAAAATTTTATTCGCCACTTGTTTTTTCTTGACCATATTGTGGAATAGTTTGGTGTTTCTCTCACCATCCTCTAACCACTTACAAGCGGCTTTTTGCCGccaaaaatccgcctccatggCGGTAACCCGACCAAGATCATCATTGCAATTGGACAAACTAGTCCAATGCAAATCCGAAGGGTCAGCCTGGCAAACTGCCTCAGCAACCCGGACAGCCCGCTCCGCCTCAGCAAGTTTGGAAAAAAGATCACCAAAAACACTCTTATTCCACCACTTCAGGTGGCTCTTGAGGCGCTTCACTTTCACAAAAAGACGGTGCATGCCATTCAATTGACACGGCAAATTTCAATTAAGCCTCACCGTCTGCAAAAAACCGTGGTGCCTGAGCCACATGCTCTGAAAGCGAAAAGAATTCGGCCCACTAGCAAATACCGGGACTGACACAAAAATAGGACAATGATCAGAGACTGTACGAATGAGGTGCTCCACACGAATAGAATGAAAATGGTCACCCCAATCAACAGACACAAAAACCCGATCAAGACGCTTCCAATTGGTCTTGTTCGTCCACGTGAACGAAGACCCCTCAAAACCAGCATCCACTAACCCAGAATCCAAAATAAAGTAATTAAATTCTTCCATGGGAAGCAACCGCCCACCAGAAGAACCCAAACACTCCGACGAATTCCTAACTACATTAAAGTCGCCACCAACAAGCCAAGGACCCTGATCAGGCTTAACCTGAAGCAAAGAAGTCCAAAGCTGTGTGCGCTCAATGTAGTCACACTTAGCATAAACAAAGGAACAAAACATGGTGGTCGGCAAAAAACTAGCAGAAACCCTGAAGTGAAGGAATTGAGTGTGATCAAGGAGACACTCAACCATCACATCCTCAGCAAAGAAAACCCAGATATGACCCGAGGAGTTCGATATAACTCGAGAAAAACCGAAACGACGAGTCATAAAATGAACATCTAGATCAATCATGAGTTCCAAAATATCCAAGATCTTGACTCTCTTTTCTTTAACGTGGGCATGTAGCCTCTGTTGAGACTCTAAGCTCCGGAGCTCCCTGACATtccatatgagaaaattcatggagAATGGGCACCAGAACCGCCCTGTCGCTTTTTACGCGACCTATGAAAAGCATTCTCCTTCCTTTTCTTAATATCCCCCATATCAGCATCCAGAATACGACTTTCAGACCTACAGCCATCACCCGACTTAGAATGCCGATCAAATTCCTGATCAGTATCTCCAGCAGATTCCAGCCGAAAGACCAACTCACTGACAGAAGGACCCTGCCTAGCAACCACTTCCTCAACCGCAGAGGAAGCATCATCAGGAGACAAAGGAACAGAGGGGATGGAATGACTACTGTGATTCAAAGTGCAAGGCCCCAGAGAACCAAACACATGCAACTCAGAAGTAGACGGTATCCCAATACCATCCACATAATCATCCAACTGTAACCCTCCATCAATAACCTCATCACTTAGGATCACACCCTCAACAAGAACAGACTCCAATTGATCCTTTCCTGAAGTCCCAACACCGGCATCCTCCAGATTACCACATGGAGGATCCGTATCAACACAATCTAATCCAACAGGATCAGGCTCCTCATCCTGCCCATGCGAGAGCACCTCAAAAGGATTCAACTCAAGAGGATTCTTCCTGGGAAGAGCTTGCCGGACTGGCCTCTTTCTCCCTCTACGTCTGGGACCCGTGCCATTTTTCTGAAGCTGAGGCTGGGTCCTAAAATTAAAACCAGGAGCAACACCCCCTGGTGGGGCAGGCTCTGTAGAAGTGGGAGACTGACCAGGAGCACGGTCAGCAGGCTTAGGACGAACGGGTTTTGGGTTTTTGCCATGGGAATAACAAACACTGGTCGAATGACCCAGCATTTTGCAATCCGTGCAGTACCCGAGGATGCGCTCATAAATGACTTCAATTTCTTGAGCATGATCACCCCAACCCACCCAAACTTCTTTGCTAGCGGTTCCATCACATTAATTTCAACACAGACTCGAGCAAATGCACCCCGAGTAGAATCTGCAGTATGAACATCCATTTTCACCGGTTTCCCCACAATTTTAGCCAAAGCAAAGAGACTTTGCTTAGAAAACAAATGAAGGGGAAGACCCGGGAAACGGATCCAAACAAGTGCAATGGGTGACTCCTCTTGAAGATTAAACTCTGCGTCCACTTAGAGAAGCGGACCGACAGAGGACCCACCTGCATAACCCCCTTGGTCCAAAAAAATGCATTTTCTTCTTCACGAGCAAGTGTGAGAACAAGAAAACCCCGAGGCATGAACTTTAAATCAAAAGATCTAACTAGTCCAAGTTTAGCAAAGGCAGCAGAGATACCAGAATTTGGAACTAGAGATCGATTCTCTGAAATTTTACCAACCAAAGCAAATTTGAAAGGTTCTGCCAGGGAAGAAATTACCTCATCCGGGAAGAGACTACGCGGTTTGCCATTCCGAAGAGTCGGCACAGGCATGTCATGCATAGAATTGTGCAACTCATCAAAGCTTTTTTTGGCCGTTCGAGGGGACGGTGGAGTCAGAATATCACGAAATGACACAGTAAGCGGAGTAGGTACGTGTGTACCTGATTTGACCGTAGCATCACAAATGTTGACTGCCGAGTCAACTCGGCCCACCCGGATGTTTGACTCGCTTGAGTTGACTCGTGAGTCACCTGCCGGAGCACCACCCTGGAATGGCGACTGTGAGAAGAGTCCGGAACCGGGACCAATTCGAGTAGACTCGGGCAATGGAGGGTTCGATTTAACCAAAGAAGAAGCAAAATCACGAGTTTGCCCTAGAATTTGGGGGTTTCCGACCGGTGGCCGGAAACCAGAAATTGATGGAGGTAAAACTCTACCCATGACTAGATGATGACGCTGGCCAGAGGAATTGAAGAAACTCGCCGTGACGATGCCTGAATTGAACGAAAAATGTGACGTAAAGGTACCGTCCGCCGCTGAATTCTTAGATCTGAAATTGCTAGCGACGGTGAACGGCGTTGGGCACGAAACCGGTACGATTGGGATCGTCTGAGGATGGGTATCATAGATCGGGGTTTGGATTGAAACGAGGTTGCAAGAATCCACCGGAATCGAAGATGGCATTTCCGGCGACTTTGTGAACAGTGCATTCGGAACTTTGCACGTCAATTGCGACTGAGATACGACGTTAAAAGGTGTTGGACTTGTACCAATCGAAGCTTCGGCCTGAGGCGAGTCCACTGATGGCATTCCGGCGCCGGGAGGAGCAGTAAATGGCACCGACGAAGTAGTGGACGGAAATGCCAGATTTTCGAAGGGAAAAATGGGATGGTTGCCGGACTCCGATGAAGTTGAATTTTTGATATGTTGGTCGCCGTGAGGTGGTGATTCAGATGGGGTGGTTGGCCGGCCGGGATCCGACGGCGGTGGGTAGGGCGTGAATAGTGACGGATTTAGTGTGTTTTTTCTCACCTTTTACTGTGTGTTTTTCCAGAGAAATTTTTTTGGGGGCAAATGGTtttgtttagggtttagggtttaggtttagggttttagggtttagggttttttttttcccgAAAAACACCGTCGGATGCGGGTgggttaggcagacccctacctgtatatatccaaaaaataaacagtaacaaaatacaaaatacagAATAAAAAAACCTAAAAGAGAAGGTGGATAAAACCAAAACCTCCTCAAAAAGGCTAAAGCAGTGGAAACATAAATACAAAGCAACCTAGGGAAGGAATTACAAAAGCAAAACGAACCCTAGAAGACTACCAAATAAGCGACAACAACTAATCAAAAACAAGAAGCGCTGTGAACCACATGATGAGGAAGAAAAAATGATTAACGACGAGATGATCGCAGAGTCCATGCAAAAAAAGCTCTCATCCCGGAGCTATCATCCTGGAGAATCCAATCTGTCAATATAAATATAATCTGGTAGCTGGCAACTGTACCAAACCCACTAGTCAAAAGAAAGTCTGGCCAGGAAGTCACTATACAATGGCGATCACAGAGCAAGATATAGATCGCAATCCCGCCAGAACAAAAGATATCTAGCATCTGAATCAAAAGAGCAGAGAGCTTGATCCCATGAAGTAGGAGTCTTACGAACATGGCATAAAAAGCAGAGGATCCTTTAAAAAGCACCCCATGAATCCACCATGACATCCAGCAAACACCTCTACAATAACTGATATGGCGGCCAAGGAGAACCAGCAGTAAATGCCCGCCAGGAACCATGAATGTGCCAAAGGAAGCACCAACAGAAATAGGGCAGAAACCCACTCTGAACAAACAAGAATACACACATCATGTGCAAGTGTCTGGACCCACTTGCACATGCCATATGGAAGTGAAAAACAACCTCCAAGTACACTAACctgcaataaaaaaatatatatatgtatatagatATAAATAGATATAGACCCAGAGATCATAAAGAAAGAGATCCAAAAAAAAGGAAGGGCTGCAAATGGATAAGAGGATCTGTTTCTGAGGTATGGAAGCCCAGAACGATCAGATCTAGCAAGGATGGAGATGTCTGGAGGTAGGGAAGGACCTAACTCTAAAATATACTGCCTAAAAGTATGAGCCCTCTCCGCCAAGGCATCCGCCACTGGATTCCCTTCCCGGTAAATATGCGATAAATGAACAGATCGCCCCCTCATCAACAAAAGAATCCGTGTAACAAAATGTTCAAGATCCCAGCAGCACCGACGAGAACAAagtaaaagaattgaaagccaAGAGTCAGTCTCAATCCAAAGAGGGAAGAGATGAAGATCAGAAGAAATGAGAAGACCCCTCCAAATAGCCCATAATTCTGCCCGGACATTGGTCCCAACTCCAATGAACTCGCTGAAAGAAACCACCACATGCCCAGAAGAGTCACGAACAACACCACCAACAGTAGAGGCCATaggactacctctcgaactctCGTCTACATTCAATTTAAAACACCCGAACTACGGCCGCAACCAACGAATAATCGTCAGTTTACGAGCCCTACGCAACTGAACAAAAATCCCCATAGCCCTCGCAGCCTGCAAAACACCCTGCCAGTGCATGGGCTTAACAATAAATGCAGCGTGAGCGAGGCGCAAATAAGACAAAATCTGTGACTTAACAGTCTCCGCGGAAATGTGCAAATGACGGTGTTTCGCATCGTTCCTAGCTGTCCAGAGAAACCATAAAACAATGAAAGGCAAAAACTCCTTCACGTGGCCTCTAGGTGTCCACCCCGAATGCCTCTTCCAAGCACCGAGGAAGAGGCGGAAATCACTGGTAAGGGGAATACAGACATGAAAAACAGCCCCAAAAAAAAGCCATACAGACCTGGCAATAGGGCTATCAATGAAAATGTGCGTGAATGTTTCAGGCATCTCACATCACTGACATTTAGACGCCAGCTCGAAACCACGACGCTGGAGCACATCGTCAACTGGAAGCCATTGATGCCAAAACCTCCATAGAAAGAAAGACATAGTAGGCCTCAGCCAACTGCCCCAGCAAGGAGTGTATATATAAAAAACTTGGTCTCTCAGGCGGACAAGCTCCCAAGCGGATTTCAGCGAAAAAACACCGTCAGAACTATGCACCCAAATGACCGAATCGGGctctgttacgccttaaacgcatacaaatctcgaggatgagattaatgtttttaatgctgtaacatatcccaaagtttttgttttgatgataccaaaacttggcttaaaaatgtactaatgttttatattgaggcatgcaggaaattaagaacaaagttaagttcggaagatccgaagttggttcggacgttccgaaaaggtgccgatcagaagcaaagtagaagctgttcggaagctgcgaagagccagttcggacgttccgaagatgtgatcggacgttccgaacccCAGCAGtcaatcacttcaatgcggagacaaattgatctgactgttgattgagtagatttcggacgctacgaaggacatgatcggacgctacgaagtgttgaagatttcaaatctccggaaacgcgggaatgttcggacggtacgaacttgagttcggaccttccgaagctgtgcacacactgtctgaaagaactgttcggaagatacgaagtttgatcggtcc is drawn from Primulina eburnea isolate SZY01 chromosome 10, ASM2296580v1, whole genome shotgun sequence and contains these coding sequences:
- the LOC140802936 gene encoding uncharacterized protein yields the protein MNFLIWNVRELRSLESQQRLHAHVKEKRVKILDILELMIDLDVHFMTRRFGFSRVISNSSGHIWVFFAEDVMVECLLDHTQFLHFRVSASFLPTTMFCSFVYAKCDYIERTQLWTSLLQVKPDQGPWLVGGDFNVVRNSSECLGSSGGRLLPMEEFNYFILDSGLVDAGFEGSSFTWTNKTNWKRLDRVFVSVDWGDHFHSIRVEHLIRTVSDHCPIFVSVPVFASGPNSFRFQSMWLRHHGFLQTVRLN